Proteins encoded together in one Streptomyces umbrinus window:
- a CDS encoding TetR/AcrR family transcriptional regulator: MAGTASRAGSTGRRERLRAETTAEIKDVALELMASGGPEAITLRAIAREMGMTANAIYGYFATRDDLVTVLIGDVYTELADAVDTAWESASAESPATRIQGWAGAFRNWALANPEGFRLVYGDPVPGYDTPHGGAAPEAAHRVCAGLTALAAAAWPYAEHLHESSEFAWSDFDAGLVDKVRADFPGLPPAAVALALRIWGRLHGLVSLEVYGHLRTQTTRPDKLFREEVTQLVRSLDIPLRS; the protein is encoded by the coding sequence GTGGCAGGTACGGCGAGCAGGGCGGGAAGCACGGGGCGGCGCGAACGGCTCCGGGCCGAGACGACGGCCGAAATCAAGGACGTGGCACTGGAGTTGATGGCCTCGGGCGGGCCCGAAGCCATCACCCTGCGGGCCATCGCCCGCGAGATGGGCATGACGGCCAACGCCATCTACGGCTACTTCGCCACCCGCGACGACCTGGTCACGGTGCTCATCGGCGACGTGTACACCGAGCTGGCCGACGCCGTGGACACCGCGTGGGAGAGCGCCTCCGCCGAGAGTCCGGCCACCCGGATCCAGGGCTGGGCCGGCGCCTTCCGGAACTGGGCCCTGGCCAATCCCGAGGGCTTCCGGCTCGTCTATGGCGACCCCGTTCCCGGCTACGACACCCCCCACGGAGGCGCCGCCCCGGAGGCCGCCCACCGGGTCTGCGCCGGGCTCACCGCGCTCGCGGCAGCCGCCTGGCCGTACGCCGAACACCTCCACGAGAGCAGCGAGTTCGCGTGGTCCGACTTCGACGCCGGGCTCGTCGACAAGGTTCGCGCGGACTTCCCCGGCCTGCCGCCCGCCGCCGTCGCGCTCGCCCTGCGCATCTGGGGGCGCCTGCACGGCCTGGTGTCACTGGAGGTCTACGGCCATCTGCGCACCCAGACGACCAGACCGGACAAGCTCTTCCGGGAGGAAGTGACCCAGCTCGTACGGTCGTTGGACATCCCGCTGCGCAGCTGA
- a CDS encoding NAD(P)-dependent oxidoreductase yields MHIGVVGATGTIGSRVVAEALERGHHVRAFSRDASRPRADEKRENITWASVDVLEAASITAVLSGLDVLISAYQPGNAAKDFEDTVRRSIADPTTHSTVAHALTKALESHPRTRLIVIGGAGSLEVEPGLALADSDERMQEILDQLGLPRAYAAAARGARDGFDVLRTSNRLWTYFSPAMEIAPGERTGRFRIGGDQAVRDASGRSRISAEDAAVALIDEAELPQFVQRRFTIGY; encoded by the coding sequence ATGCACATCGGAGTCGTCGGAGCCACGGGGACCATCGGCAGCCGGGTCGTTGCCGAAGCCCTGGAACGGGGGCATCACGTCAGGGCGTTCAGCCGCGACGCGTCGCGGCCACGGGCCGACGAGAAGCGGGAGAACATCACCTGGGCGAGCGTCGATGTCCTGGAGGCTGCGAGTATCACGGCCGTGCTGTCCGGCCTCGACGTGCTCATCAGCGCCTACCAGCCCGGCAACGCCGCGAAGGACTTCGAGGACACCGTCCGGCGCTCGATCGCCGACCCCACGACCCACTCCACCGTGGCGCACGCCCTGACGAAGGCGCTGGAGAGCCACCCGCGGACCCGGCTGATCGTGATCGGCGGCGCGGGCAGCCTGGAGGTCGAGCCCGGGCTGGCGCTCGCCGACTCGGACGAGCGCATGCAAGAGATCCTCGACCAGCTCGGGCTGCCCCGCGCCTACGCGGCAGCGGCGCGCGGCGCCCGTGACGGCTTCGACGTCCTGCGCACCTCGAACCGGCTGTGGACCTACTTCAGCCCCGCCATGGAGATCGCCCCCGGCGAGCGCACCGGCCGCTTCCGCATCGGCGGCGACCAGGCGGTCCGCGACGCGTCGGGGCGCAGCCGCATCTCTGCGGAGGACGCGGCGGTCGCCCTGATCGACGAGGCGGAGCTACCGCAGTTCGTGCAGCGGCGCTTCACGATCGGATACTGA
- a CDS encoding transposase family protein — protein MPTKSPPAGAHTELVYQCQLTLSTQTLTFLTGLLRAHLKQIRSRWRKLPAGRIAVIVLAALRHDQRLADLAGGNDISRTTVDRWLKEMIDLLAARAPRLERVLAKIAREGGSVVLLDGSLVPTQRQTGLPMRRRWSAKHKRHGLLVIALTDVKGRLLWTSTARPARGSEITACRHDDLVGRLREAGLAAIADLGFVGLDDGGPDADPAVITGYKKPKGKKLPPAKKLVNQLIAAERAVCEHAFAHLKNWRILAKLRLDVKWATRLVRALMILTWHEIAR, from the coding sequence ATGCCTACAAAGTCTCCCCCGGCCGGGGCCCACACCGAGCTTGTCTACCAGTGCCAGCTGACGCTGTCCACGCAGACCCTGACCTTCCTGACCGGGCTGCTGCGCGCCCACCTGAAGCAGATCCGCTCCCGGTGGCGGAAGCTCCCGGCCGGGCGGATCGCGGTGATCGTGCTGGCCGCGCTGCGGCATGACCAGCGCCTGGCCGACCTCGCCGGCGGCAACGACATCTCCCGTACCACGGTGGACCGGTGGCTGAAGGAGATGATCGACCTGCTGGCCGCGCGAGCCCCCAGGTTGGAGCGGGTGCTGGCGAAAATCGCCCGGGAGGGTGGCAGCGTGGTTCTGCTCGACGGGTCGCTGGTACCCACCCAGCGCCAGACGGGCCTGCCCATGCGGCGGCGCTGGTCGGCGAAGCACAAACGGCACGGGCTGCTGGTCATCGCCCTGACCGACGTCAAGGGACGGCTGTTGTGGACCTCCACCGCCCGCCCGGCGCGCGGCTCGGAGATCACCGCCTGCCGTCACGACGACCTGGTCGGCCGGCTCCGCGAGGCCGGCCTCGCCGCCATCGCCGACCTCGGCTTCGTCGGCCTCGACGACGGCGGCCCGGACGCCGACCCGGCGGTCATCACCGGCTACAAGAAGCCCAAGGGCAAGAAGCTCCCGCCCGCGAAGAAGCTGGTCAACCAGCTGATCGCGGCGGAACGGGCGGTATGCGAGCACGCCTTCGCGCATCTGAAGAACTGGCGGATACTAGCCAAGCTCCGCCTCGACGTGAAGTGGGCCACCCGACTCGTACGGGCGCTGATGATCCTCACCTGGCACGAGATCGCCCGCTGA
- a CDS encoding winged helix-turn-helix domain-containing protein, whose protein sequence is MTKPKFDELIHAPTRLSLVSLLAATEWADFKFLRDSAGLSDSALSKQLTTLEAAGYIEIRKGFVGKRPRTSARLTSVGRAAFDQHVAALQEIIAKAGASVLPST, encoded by the coding sequence GTGACCAAGCCCAAGTTCGACGAGCTGATCCACGCACCCACCCGGCTCTCGCTCGTCTCCTTGCTCGCAGCCACCGAGTGGGCCGACTTCAAGTTCCTGCGCGACAGCGCCGGCCTGTCGGACTCCGCCCTGTCCAAACAGCTCACGACGCTCGAGGCCGCCGGCTACATCGAGATCCGCAAGGGCTTCGTCGGAAAGCGGCCGCGCACGTCGGCGCGGCTCACCAGCGTCGGCCGGGCCGCCTTCGATCAGCACGTCGCGGCCCTGCAGGAGATCATCGCCAAGGCAGGCGCGTCGGTACTCCCCTCGACCTGA
- a CDS encoding DUF7169 domain-containing protein, with protein sequence MQFNEHTYSNPVDRRRLDDLAGRIADDAHAIAQLADWCHAVKNSPGVTSEFEPVATGRRATAGATRPTEGVALDERRLKICTELRTAENHLLHAAAYTAGVKAALDRALDAWEGRANVSHGRTSEHAA encoded by the coding sequence ATGCAGTTCAATGAGCACACGTATTCGAATCCTGTCGACCGGAGGAGGCTGGACGACCTTGCCGGCCGGATAGCCGACGACGCGCACGCCATCGCCCAACTCGCCGACTGGTGCCACGCGGTGAAGAACTCCCCAGGAGTGACCTCGGAGTTCGAACCGGTCGCCACCGGGCGACGAGCCACGGCCGGTGCTACTCGACCAACCGAAGGCGTCGCCCTCGACGAGCGACGCCTGAAGATTTGCACAGAACTGCGCACCGCCGAGAACCATCTGCTCCACGCCGCCGCCTACACAGCCGGCGTCAAAGCGGCCCTCGACCGGGCCCTCGACGCCTGGGAAGGACGCGCAAATGTCAGTCACGGGAGGACTTCAGAACATGCCGCATAG
- a CDS encoding AAA domain-containing protein yields the protein MALTSRAGWHDFTTAVAALADRQAADDALDKLTSWEEQLRTPVEGTDPAVEAVAAAQAIRDQDVERYAKELDALATAHRREDRRHRCAALLQNLQTAHPLLAEQLTNDCANPAWEDRLVELPDAWAWSAASAFVRQQRAPGRERQLDGQLTESENRLEELTGELAAAWGGLHCLERMTQQQRSALQAYRTHMASYGKGKGKHAGYYRAAAHDAMKVAQEAVPAWVMPISQVAEMVQSKRDAFDVVIVDEASQAGMDALFLLWLAPRVIVVGDDKQCAPATSGKGRHQAIHDRLAAHLPDMPPALRALYSPTSNLYQLLSTFFPKVIRLEEHFRCMPEIIGWSSLTFYDNKLQPLRQYGGERLDPLLTHFVEGAVTQGRDSRLRNPKEADAIVDCLAELVDDPAYRDKTMGVITLQGPVGQVQLLDGLIKKRLPAPVRERHQIRVGNPASFQGDERHVILLSMVTADPPRIAGGHRSERQAYNVAASRAQDQMRLFYSVPPDRLKSGDLRLNLLTYMQNPPAALATADSLGLVPSDVRRPLFEQHVYLRLKDRGYHVIPQYPAGSKRIDLVVVGARGRLAVECDGDYYHSSTEQICHDQQRDRELQRVGWKFWRIRESEFRYDPDEALTGLWEELDRHGIHPAEFRATPPSAASAGPIWTPLSLSSDDHVLEEEPEDLSSADALVDDSAHHHAEGEA from the coding sequence GTGGCGCTCACATCCCGTGCAGGGTGGCACGATTTCACCACCGCTGTTGCTGCCCTGGCCGACCGGCAGGCCGCCGATGACGCCCTGGACAAGCTCACCTCTTGGGAAGAACAACTGCGCACACCTGTCGAGGGCACCGACCCGGCCGTCGAGGCCGTGGCCGCAGCCCAGGCCATCCGTGACCAGGACGTGGAACGGTACGCGAAAGAACTCGACGCGCTGGCCACCGCCCACCGACGCGAAGACCGCAGGCATCGCTGCGCCGCGCTCCTTCAGAACCTGCAAACCGCTCACCCCCTCCTGGCCGAGCAGCTCACGAACGACTGCGCCAACCCGGCATGGGAGGACCGCCTCGTCGAACTACCCGACGCCTGGGCCTGGTCGGCGGCCTCCGCCTTCGTCCGCCAGCAGCGCGCCCCGGGCCGCGAACGACAACTCGACGGCCAGCTCACCGAGTCCGAGAACCGCCTGGAAGAGCTGACCGGTGAACTCGCCGCCGCCTGGGGAGGGCTGCACTGTCTGGAGCGCATGACACAGCAGCAAAGATCCGCCCTCCAGGCCTACCGCACCCACATGGCCTCCTACGGCAAGGGCAAAGGCAAGCACGCGGGCTACTACCGTGCGGCCGCCCACGACGCCATGAAGGTCGCCCAGGAGGCCGTGCCTGCCTGGGTCATGCCGATCTCCCAGGTCGCCGAGATGGTGCAGTCCAAGCGGGATGCCTTCGACGTCGTGATCGTCGACGAGGCAAGCCAGGCGGGCATGGACGCACTCTTCCTGCTGTGGCTCGCACCCCGCGTCATCGTCGTCGGCGACGACAAACAATGCGCACCCGCAACCAGCGGAAAGGGCCGGCATCAGGCCATCCATGACCGCCTGGCCGCCCACCTGCCGGACATGCCCCCCGCGCTGCGCGCCCTCTACTCGCCCACCAGCAACCTCTACCAGCTGCTGTCGACGTTCTTCCCGAAGGTCATCCGCCTCGAAGAACACTTCCGTTGTATGCCCGAAATCATCGGCTGGTCCTCCCTGACCTTCTACGACAACAAGCTGCAGCCCCTGCGCCAGTACGGCGGCGAACGGCTTGACCCGCTGCTCACTCATTTCGTGGAAGGAGCCGTCACCCAGGGCCGTGACAGCCGGCTGCGCAACCCCAAAGAGGCCGACGCCATTGTCGACTGCCTTGCCGAACTGGTCGACGATCCCGCTTACCGGGACAAGACCATGGGAGTGATCACCCTGCAAGGGCCCGTCGGGCAGGTCCAGCTCCTGGACGGGCTGATCAAGAAGCGCCTGCCCGCACCGGTCCGTGAACGCCATCAGATCCGCGTCGGCAACCCGGCATCGTTCCAGGGCGATGAACGCCACGTCATTCTCCTGTCCATGGTCACCGCCGACCCGCCACGGATCGCCGGCGGCCACAGAAGCGAACGCCAGGCCTACAACGTTGCCGCCTCACGTGCCCAGGACCAGATGCGCCTGTTCTACTCGGTGCCCCCCGACCGCCTCAAAAGCGGCGACCTGCGCCTCAACCTCCTCACCTACATGCAAAACCCGCCTGCCGCACTGGCCACCGCCGACTCCCTCGGCCTTGTTCCGAGCGACGTCCGGCGCCCGCTCTTCGAACAGCACGTCTACCTGCGGCTGAAGGACCGTGGCTACCACGTGATCCCGCAGTACCCGGCAGGCAGCAAACGCATCGACCTCGTCGTCGTGGGCGCCCGAGGGCGTCTCGCCGTGGAATGCGACGGTGACTACTACCACTCGTCGACCGAGCAGATCTGCCACGACCAGCAACGCGACCGTGAACTACAGCGCGTGGGCTGGAAGTTCTGGCGCATCCGCGAAAGCGAGTTCCGCTACGACCCCGACGAGGCACTGACCGGGCTGTGGGAGGAGCTGGACCGTCACGGCATCCATCCCGCCGAATTCCGCGCCACCCCACCGTCCGCTGCCTCTGCCGGACCCATCTGGACCCCTCTCAGTCTCTCCTCGGACGACCACGTGCTCGAGGAGGAACCCGAAGACCTCTCCTCTGCCGACGCACTCGTGGACGACAGCGCCCACCATCACGCGGAAGGCGAAGCATGA
- a CDS encoding SDR family NAD(P)-dependent oxidoreductase, translating into MTSQTYLSELFSLDGRVAVVTGGSSGIGRAIAGALARAGASVVVVARKEAELVATVGELAADGCRAAWVSADLSTRDGMRAAAEEAAEAFGEPDILVNSAGVNLRPPMGELGEEVWDTTMAVNLEAPYLLGQRFGPRMAERGFGRIIHITSQQAHRAFVQSGAYGVSKGALESLARSQAETWSPYGVTCNTLVPGFVMTPLNARLSSDPERVAALAARTMVGRNGLADDFAGAAVFLASRASAYVTGQAIFVDGGFSVH; encoded by the coding sequence ATGACCTCGCAGACCTACCTCTCCGAACTGTTCTCGCTGGACGGACGGGTCGCCGTGGTGACCGGCGGCAGTTCCGGCATCGGCCGTGCTATCGCCGGGGCCCTCGCGCGTGCAGGGGCGAGCGTCGTGGTCGTGGCGCGCAAGGAGGCGGAGCTGGTCGCGACGGTCGGCGAACTGGCGGCCGACGGCTGCCGGGCGGCCTGGGTAAGCGCAGACCTGAGCACCCGCGACGGCATGCGCGCAGCGGCCGAGGAGGCAGCAGAAGCATTCGGGGAGCCCGACATCCTCGTCAATTCCGCCGGCGTTAACCTGCGGCCCCCGATGGGCGAGCTGGGCGAGGAGGTGTGGGACACCACGATGGCGGTGAATCTGGAGGCGCCCTACCTGCTGGGACAGCGGTTCGGGCCCCGCATGGCTGAACGGGGCTTCGGGCGGATCATCCACATCACCTCCCAGCAGGCGCACAGGGCGTTCGTCCAGAGCGGCGCCTACGGGGTCTCCAAAGGGGCGTTGGAGTCACTGGCCCGTTCGCAGGCTGAGACTTGGTCGCCGTATGGCGTCACCTGCAACACCCTTGTGCCGGGGTTCGTCATGACGCCGCTCAACGCACGGCTGTCGTCCGATCCTGAGAGGGTAGCGGCGCTGGCTGCTCGCACGATGGTTGGGCGCAACGGTCTGGCCGACGACTTCGCGGGCGCAGCGGTGTTCCTGGCGAGCCGCGCCTCCGCCTATGTCACTGGGCAGGCAATCTTCGTCGACGGCGGGTTCTCCGTTCACTGA
- a CDS encoding STAS domain-containing protein yields the protein MSTQTHRLTITELASSDDIAVLRVSGELDHTCEEFFLRTLGASVDAGHRSLVLDVTALVFCDSRGLNCLLAVRWLLERRNGKILLAGAGRRLTELLVQTGSIELLPDWPTVGQALRELPAEHRPAWPPPPHSDGPS from the coding sequence ATGTCCACGCAGACCCATCGCCTGACCATCACCGAGCTTGCCAGCAGCGACGACATCGCGGTCCTGCGGGTCAGTGGCGAACTCGACCACACCTGCGAGGAGTTCTTCCTGCGCACCCTCGGTGCCAGCGTCGACGCCGGGCATCGCTCCCTGGTGCTGGACGTGACGGCTCTCGTGTTCTGTGATTCGCGGGGGCTCAACTGCCTGCTCGCCGTCCGCTGGCTGCTGGAACGCAGGAACGGCAAGATCCTTCTGGCCGGGGCGGGGCGTCGCTTGACGGAGCTGCTGGTGCAAACAGGCAGCATTGAGCTATTGCCCGATTGGCCAACGGTCGGCCAAGCGCTCAGGGAGCTGCCCGCTGAGCATCGCCCTGCCTGGCCTCCCCCGCCGCACAGTGACGGGCCGTCGTGA
- a CDS encoding response regulator — MSQPQPVTVLVVDDHPIFRAGMATVLGDLPGVTVIGEASDGAQAITATARLLPHIVLMDLRMPGVGGLEATAQITTAHPEVAVIVLTMDEDDDSVFAALRAGACGYLLKEADGADVHRALLGAARGEAIFGPRIAQRVLAHFASPHAARDTLPFPHLTDRERQILDLLSRGLDNASIARHLSLSEKTVRNRVSDVLAKLRARTRAEAVALARDAGLGLP, encoded by the coding sequence ATGAGCCAACCGCAGCCTGTGACCGTCCTCGTCGTCGACGACCACCCCATCTTCCGGGCCGGCATGGCGACCGTACTCGGCGACCTGCCCGGCGTCACCGTCATCGGGGAGGCCTCCGACGGAGCCCAAGCCATTACCGCCACCGCACGACTGCTGCCGCACATCGTGCTCATGGACCTGCGCATGCCCGGGGTCGGCGGCCTCGAGGCGACCGCCCAGATCACCACCGCCCATCCCGAGGTCGCGGTCATCGTCCTCACCATGGACGAGGACGACGATTCGGTCTTCGCGGCCCTGCGCGCAGGGGCCTGCGGCTATCTGCTGAAGGAGGCCGACGGCGCGGATGTGCACCGGGCTCTGCTGGGCGCCGCACGCGGCGAGGCCATCTTCGGTCCCCGCATCGCCCAGCGGGTGCTCGCCCATTTCGCCTCGCCGCACGCAGCCCGGGACACGCTGCCCTTCCCTCATCTCACGGACCGGGAGCGGCAGATCCTCGACCTGCTCTCCCGCGGGCTGGACAACGCCTCCATCGCCCGCCACCTCTCCCTCTCCGAAAAGACGGTACGCAACCGGGTCAGCGACGTTTTGGCCAAACTCCGCGCCCGTACCCGCGCGGAAGCCGTAGCCCTGGCCCGGGACGCAGGCCTCGGCCTGCCGTGA
- a CDS encoding sensor histidine kinase, whose protein sequence is MDRGDRGSRRDRALRRAAYAIAGVGAASCVATVPAHAVLARQIELSELFWSDLVLGTVWPLLGAAVARVQPRNRLVWLMMAPALIGPYHLLTYYAAYSQLVAEHPLPGWQFGAWLGCWGFVGYYFATPLVPLFFPYGRLGTRPRRVLAWTVIAVATTGTLAAMLRPSGTDPVPALANPLGVRDAEWLHTVMYVSSGTCMAAGTAAACFFIVLRTRAARGVERSQLQWLMLGGLLMTLALTGVGFTTGQLPQLLTDLLMVAGLLGPPAGIAVAMLRHRLYDVEVVLGRAIVFTLLSGLVLGVYLAVVAGVGTLAPGSLGGTAAIAAAALLAAAGRGAVQSAVDRLLFGHRHDPYAVMARVGRHLAPASEPAEAMGLLVDELRRALRLPYAAFTGPAVTATSGTPVPGAGWRTVPCLALGRRVGELHLGRRRAAEPWTAQQRAAAEEVAARAATLAYAAGLVEDVARSRAHIVAVREEERRRLRADLHDGIGPSLAGTAHQLDSLARRTTDPGIADAIRVVRDRLRTTVGDLRTVVNGLRPAVLDQLGLAGALRELLAGYDVPTCRCSVTAACSELPASVEVAAYAIAAEAVGNALKHSASGRLTLTAHVTAGVLVLTVEDNGCGIPPRHRAGVGLRSMSERAAEIGGRLAITPAPGGGTSVQARMPLPQEETHATA, encoded by the coding sequence ATGGACCGGGGGGACCGAGGAAGCCGACGGGACCGCGCGCTGCGCCGTGCCGCGTACGCCATCGCGGGAGTCGGCGCCGCGAGCTGCGTTGCCACCGTGCCGGCGCACGCGGTGCTGGCACGGCAGATCGAGCTCAGCGAGCTGTTCTGGAGCGATCTGGTGCTGGGCACGGTGTGGCCACTGCTCGGCGCGGCGGTGGCCCGCGTCCAGCCGCGCAATCGGCTGGTCTGGCTGATGATGGCGCCCGCGCTGATCGGCCCCTACCACCTGCTCACCTACTACGCCGCGTATTCACAGCTCGTCGCTGAACACCCTCTGCCCGGCTGGCAGTTCGGGGCCTGGCTGGGCTGCTGGGGGTTCGTGGGCTACTACTTCGCGACCCCTCTGGTGCCGCTGTTCTTCCCGTACGGACGGCTCGGCACCCGCCCGCGCCGGGTGCTCGCCTGGACCGTCATCGCCGTCGCCACGACCGGCACCCTCGCCGCGATGCTGCGTCCGAGCGGCACCGACCCGGTGCCCGCCCTGGCCAACCCGCTGGGTGTACGGGACGCGGAGTGGCTGCACACTGTCATGTACGTGTCCTCCGGTACATGCATGGCCGCCGGCACCGCCGCAGCCTGCTTCTTCATTGTGTTACGCACCCGTGCGGCACGCGGCGTGGAGCGCTCCCAGCTGCAGTGGCTGATGCTCGGCGGTCTCCTGATGACCCTCGCGCTCACCGGCGTGGGCTTCACCACCGGGCAACTCCCCCAGCTACTCACCGACCTGCTGATGGTGGCCGGGCTGCTCGGCCCACCGGCGGGTATCGCCGTAGCGATGCTGCGCCACCGCCTCTACGACGTCGAGGTGGTACTCGGCCGGGCCATCGTCTTCACCTTGCTGAGCGGACTGGTCCTCGGCGTCTATCTGGCCGTCGTCGCGGGCGTGGGAACCCTCGCGCCCGGTTCGCTTGGCGGCACGGCCGCGATCGCCGCGGCCGCGCTTCTTGCGGCAGCCGGGCGCGGGGCGGTCCAATCGGCCGTGGACCGGCTGCTGTTCGGACACCGCCACGATCCGTACGCAGTGATGGCCCGCGTCGGCCGCCACCTCGCCCCCGCCTCGGAACCGGCCGAGGCCATGGGACTCCTCGTTGACGAGCTCCGCCGCGCCCTGCGCCTGCCGTACGCGGCATTCACCGGACCCGCCGTGACGGCGACCTCCGGCACACCCGTTCCCGGTGCGGGCTGGCGGACCGTGCCCTGCCTGGCGCTCGGCCGCCGGGTCGGCGAACTTCACCTGGGGCGGCGGCGTGCGGCCGAGCCCTGGACCGCACAGCAGCGGGCCGCGGCCGAGGAGGTCGCGGCGCGGGCTGCGACCCTCGCGTACGCGGCGGGGCTCGTCGAGGACGTGGCCCGCAGCCGAGCCCACATCGTCGCCGTCCGGGAGGAGGAACGCCGCCGGCTCCGCGCCGACCTGCACGACGGCATCGGCCCCTCCCTGGCCGGCACCGCCCACCAGCTGGACTCCCTGGCCCGCAGGACCACTGACCCCGGGATCGCGGACGCCATCAGGGTGGTACGGGACCGGCTGCGCACGACAGTCGGTGATCTGCGCACCGTCGTGAACGGCCTGCGCCCCGCCGTGCTCGACCAGCTCGGCCTCGCAGGCGCGCTACGTGAACTGCTCGCCGGCTACGACGTTCCCACCTGCCGCTGCTCGGTCACCGCCGCCTGCTCCGAACTCCCCGCCTCCGTCGAGGTGGCGGCGTACGCAATCGCGGCCGAAGCAGTGGGCAACGCCCTCAAGCACAGCGCATCGGGCCGCCTCACCCTCACCGCCCACGTCACCGCCGGAGTTCTCGTACTGACCGTCGAGGACAACGGCTGCGGCATCCCGCCCCGCCACCGCGCGGGCGTGGGCCTGCGCAGCATGAGCGAACGCGCGGCGGAGATCGGTGGCCGGCTGGCGATCACCCCGGCCCCGGGCGGCGGCACCTCGGTACAGGCAAGAATGCCGCTCCCCCAAGAGGAGACACATGCCACTGCCTGA
- a CDS encoding DUF2589 domain-containing protein, whose protein sequence is MPDPGSELSSLNFESLIGGPMVAAVHAQVQSALATVNFVKQVGFRQPPAGGGTPGDTTTGEPATVTFSYKKQVAKAGGNGVEEKPASLTVPLLSILPIPYLRIDEVNIDFLAKIDSVQFRQVDEQIKVGIDADAEASWGWGSARIKASFAYQRDTKEGSKDTRSYSMGVKARAVQEELPGGMAKVLGILESMIQEKITE, encoded by the coding sequence ATGCCTGATCCGGGTAGCGAGCTGTCCTCGCTGAATTTCGAAAGTCTCATCGGAGGTCCGATGGTGGCCGCCGTACACGCACAGGTGCAGTCCGCTCTGGCGACGGTGAACTTCGTCAAGCAGGTGGGATTCCGCCAACCGCCGGCGGGCGGCGGGACCCCGGGCGACACGACGACCGGCGAACCCGCGACCGTGACCTTCAGCTACAAGAAGCAGGTGGCCAAGGCGGGCGGCAACGGTGTGGAGGAGAAACCCGCCTCGCTGACCGTGCCGCTGCTGTCCATCCTGCCCATTCCGTATCTGCGGATCGACGAGGTGAACATCGACTTCCTCGCGAAGATCGACTCCGTGCAGTTCCGGCAGGTGGACGAGCAGATCAAGGTGGGCATCGACGCCGACGCCGAGGCGTCCTGGGGATGGGGGTCGGCCCGTATCAAGGCGAGCTTCGCCTATCAGCGCGACACCAAAGAAGGAAGCAAGGACACCCGTTCGTATTCCATGGGGGTCAAGGCCCGCGCCGTTCAGGAGGAACTGCCCGGAGGCATGGCGAAAGTGCTCGGCATTCTGGAGTCGATGATCCAGGAGAAGATCACGGAATGA